A single window of Larimichthys crocea isolate SSNF chromosome XII, L_crocea_2.0, whole genome shotgun sequence DNA harbors:
- the rasd4 gene encoding ras-related protein Rap-2a, translating into MSFEAKEKKEVRLVFLGAAGVGKTALIQRFLKDTFEPKHRRTVEELHKKEYEVRGVKVTINIMDTSGSYSFPAMRKLSIQNSDAFALVYAVDDPESLEAVKSLREEILEVKEDKYTPIVVIGNKIDRHNERRVSSDDVLSTVELDWNNSFLESSAKDNVNVLEAFRELLQQANLPSWLSPALCRRRETFPKKSNQRPPMNKTNSCLIS; encoded by the coding sequence ATGTCTTTTGAAgcgaaggagaagaaggaggtgcGTCTGGTGTTTTTGGGAGCAGCTGGAGTGGGGAAGACAGCCCTCATCCAACGCTTCCTCAAAGACACGTTTGAACCCAAGCACCGGCGCACAGTGGAGGAGCTCCACAAGAAGGAGTACGAGGTGAGGGGTGTGAAAGTCACCATCAACATCATGGACACCAGTGGCAGCTACTCCTTCCCTGCCATGCGTAAGCTCTCCATCCAGAACAGCGATGCCTTTGCCCTGGTCTACGCCGTGGATGACCCTGAATCCCTTGAGGCGGTCAAGAGTCTGCGAGAGGAGATCCTGGAGGTCAAAGAGGACAAGTACACACCTATTGTGGTGATAGGCAACAAGATAGACCGTCACAATGAGCGTAGGGTGTCCAGTGATGATGTGCTGTCCACTGTGGAGCTGGACTGGAACAACAGCTTCTTGGAGTCCTCTGCCAAAGACAACGTCAACGTGCTGGAGGCTTTCAGGGAGCTGCTCCAGCAGGCCAACCTGCCAAGTTGGCTCAGTCCAGCGCTGTGCCGGAGACGGGAAACCTTCCCCAAGAAAAGCAACCAACGACCTCCGATGAACAAGACCAACAGTTGCCTCATCTCATAA